In Archocentrus centrarchus isolate MPI-CPG fArcCen1 chromosome 16, fArcCen1, whole genome shotgun sequence, a single window of DNA contains:
- the cyp21a2 gene encoding steroid 21-hydroxylase, with the protein MMEISIVSVGATFLALLLFVVLNVISGRRHTDVQEDHKGRAESRLLYQFLPRSLPGPPSFFLIGNMMELTHDHLPIHLTNLAQRYGKIYRLKCGNTTMVVLNSSEVIREALVKKWSDFAGRPISYTGNIVSGGGSNISLGDYTETWRAQRRLVHSALQRSCHKSLHDVIERQALHLLKVLMDYRGSAVDLSEDFTVAASNVITTLAFGKEYDKSSSELQELHNCLNEIVALWGSSWISALDSFPLLRKLPNPVFAHLLKEVVRRDEIIRRHLNNYKSQDKKNEDAITESLLQGLDSHDSTEREGLLTDVHVHMTTVDLLIGGTETTAAWLNWMVAFLLHRPEVQNRVYEELCTVLNGQYPKYSDRHRLPVLGSLINEVLRLRPVAPLAVPHRAIRDSSIAGYFIPKNTVIIPNLFGAHHDPAVWPEPYSFKPERFLEGGGSGSTRALIPFGGGARLCLGESVAKMELFLFTAYLLRDFQFCVPESEASLPDLRGVASVVLKIKSYKVIARPRLVTT; encoded by the exons ATGATGGAAATATCTATAGTCAGTGTGGGAGCTACATTCCTAGCTCTGCTACTGTTCGTGGTGCTGAATGTGATTTCTGGCCGGAGACACACAGATGTTCAGGAAGATCACAAGGGAA GAGCTGAATCTAGACTTCTGTACCAGTTCCTTCCCCGCTCCCTCCCGGGCCCTCCCAGCTTCTTTCTCATTGGCAATATGATGGAGCTGACACACGATCATCTACCAATTCACCTAACCAATTTGGCACAACGCTATGGAAAAATTTATCGCCTTAAATGTGGAAACACAA CTATGGTAGTACTTAACAGCAGTGAAGTGATAAGAGAAGCCCtggtgaagaaatggtctgacttTGCTGGGAGACCAATTTCATATACAG GAAATATTGTATCTGGGGGCGGTAGCAACATCTCTCTCGGGGACTATACTGAAACGTGGAGGGCACAACGTCGTCTTGTCCACAGTGCTTTACAGCGTAGCTGCCACAAGTCTTTGCATGATGTGATTGAGAGACAGGCGCTGCATCTGTTAAAG GTTTTGATGGACTATCGAGGCAGTGCTGTAGATCTCTCAGAGGATTTCACAGTGGCGGCCAGTAATGTCATCACCACTTTGGCTTTTGGAAAAGAA taTGATAAGAGTTCATCAGAGCTACAGGAGTTGCACAACTGTCTTAATGAGATTGTCGCTCTGTGGGGCTCTTCTTGGATTTCAGCCCTGGACTCCTTCCCACTGCTTAGA AAATTACCCAACCCTGTGTTTGCCCATCTTCTGAAAGAGGTGGTCAGAAGAGATGAAATCATCAGAAGGCATCTCAACAATTACAAG tcacaggacaaaaaaaatgaggacGCCATCACAGAATCCCTCCTCCAGGGACTTGACAGTCATGACAGCACAGAACGTGAAGGG CTCCTAacagatgttcatgttcacATGACAACAGTGGACCTTCTCATTGGGGGGACAGAGACAACTGCGGCCTGGCTGAACTGGATGGTGGCCTTCCTCTTGCACAGACCAGAG GTACAGAACAGGGTATATGAGGAGCTGTGCACAGTATTGAATGGACAGTACCCCAAGTACAGTGACAGACACAGACTTCCTGTTCTGGGCTCTCTGATCAATGAGGTGCTCAGGCTCAGGCCAGTTGCCCCTTTGGCAGTACCTCACAGAGCCATCAGAGACAGCAG CATTGCAGGTTATTTCATCCCTAAGAACACAGTCATCATTCCTAATCTTTTCGGAGCTCACCATGATCCTGCAGTTTGGCCTGAACCATACAGCTTCAAACCAG AGCGCTTTCTGGAAGGAGGAGGCAGCGGCTCCACCCGTGCCCTGATCCCTTTTGGAGGGGGGGCTCGGCTCTGCCTGGGAGAGTCTGTGGCCAAAATGGAGCTTTTTCTCTTCACTGCCTACTTGCTGAGAGATTTTCAGTTCTGCGTGCCTGAGAGCGAGGCCTCCCTGCCTGATCTGAGAGGAGTTGCTAGTGTTGTGCTCAAAATCAAATCCTATAAAGTTATAGCACGACCACGACTTGTGACTACCTGA
- the LOC115794664 gene encoding allograft inflammatory factor 1-like has translation MDSVQGGKAFGFLKSQQEEKLTSINEAFLTDPKYEGEEDLASKLEMFKKKYMEFDLNDKGEIDIMGLKRMLEKLGLAKTHLELKKMMSEVAGSNTKDTISYNDFLNMMLGKRNAILKLILMFEGMGKEEEQKEAGPPRRKTFSDLP, from the exons ATGGACAGCGTTCAAG GTGGTAAAGCATTTGGTTTTCTAAAGTCTCAGCAGGAAGAAAAGCTAACCTCTATCAATGAG GCTTTTCTCACAGATCCTAAATATGAAGGAGAGGAAGATCTGGCCTCAAAGcttgaaatgtttaaaa AGAAATACATGGAGTTTGATCTCAACGACAAAGGGGAAATAG ATATAATGGGTTTAAAGCGAATGCTGGAAAAGCTTGGATTGGCCAAGACTCACCtggagctgaaaaaaatgatgtcagAGGTGGCTGGAAGCAACACAAAAGACACTATCAGCTACAATGACTTCCTCAATATGATGCTGGGAAAGAGAAATGCAATTCTAAAGCT GAtcttgatgtttgaaggcatgggaaaggaagaagagcagaaagaggcTGGACCACCTCGTCGCAAAACCTTTTCAGATCTGCCCTGA
- the LOC115795003 gene encoding uncharacterized protein LOC115795003: MDTLSLLGLCLFYLSQAASGHHSSDSLLVVALEGDSVTLPCGIPSIKSCSSINWDMRAEFGSTDKVIQKGKVTAANGHRYHLLKDCSLQITHLVLNDARLYTCKSETLSLNVSLWILCITEKAHPANATKLELHCYLSTYIGALPCPNHNGLRIEWSTEDDTPINGSRFAIENPHDCFSKLIIDKKLTDHHRTWKCQLTQNDSVKATLRYVTTVKDGLEEVFAAVGESVSLACGNTSSLGVKWSLCEKQVRDDTLPDDSQIKASHVNKDFSLVISKVSVLHAGDYQCSQSTGEQHALNRIRLHTLDVTAESAGAGGENRTLICALTCTKECEKDFELTWSGNAHKFWQSKLMNINNTLIKKLFLPESSKRSYEDITCSVRREGALMASKKWYTTDPLQTPAWVGLPLVIPIVAGGICIHTKRKRNKDGVNDQPSTEMTHVYEVVQDVHNEEQQQRLQLKREAATAADSFYDLLQAVN; encoded by the exons ATGGATACCCTTTCGTTGTTGGGACTCTGTCTTTTTTATCTTTCACAGGCCGCAAGTGGACACCATTCATCTG ACTCTTTGCTGGTGGTCGCCTTAGAAGGAGATAGTGTGACTTTGCCATGTGGTATACCTTCTATCAAATCCTGCTCCTCTATTAACTGGGACATGCGTGCAGAGTTTGGATCAACTGATAAGGTGATACAGAAAGGAAAAGTGACAGCGGCAAACGGCCACAGGTATCACCTGCTGAAGGACTGCTCTCTGCAGATTACTCACCTGGTGCTCAATGATGCTCGACTTTACACTTGTAAAAGTGAAACGCTCAGTTTAAATGTTTCACTTTGGATTCTTTGCA TTACTGAGAAAGCACATCCTGCAAATGCCACAAAGCTGGAACTTCATTGCTACCTCAGTACATACATAGGAGCTCTCCCCTGTCCCAACCACAATGGGCTGCGTATCGAGTGGAGCACGGAGGATGATACACCAATAAATGGAAGTAGATTTGCAATTGAAAATCCACATGATTGCTTCTCTAAACTGATCATTGATAAAAAATTGACAGACCACCATAGAACATGGAAATGTCAGCTAACTCAGAATGACTCTGTTAAAGCCACCCTCAGATATGTAACAACAGTAAAAG ATGGTTTAGAGGAAGTGTTTGCTGCTGTGGGTGAGTCAGTGTCACTGGCTTGTGGCAACACTTCCTCTCTTGGTGTGAAGTGGTCTTTGTGTGAAAAGCAAGTGAGAGATGATACCTTACCTGATGACAGCCAAATAAAGGCATCTCATGTGAATAAAGACTTCTCGCTGGTTATTAGCAAAGTGAGTGTTCTGCATGCTGGAGACTACCAGTGTTCACAGTCCACTGGTGAACAACATGCGCTCAATAGAATCAGGCTGCATACCCTTGATG TAACTGCAGAGTCTGCaggggcaggaggagagaatCGCACCTTGATCTGTGCGCTTACCTGCACTAAAGAATGTGAAAAAGACTTTGAATTAACTTGGTCAGGAAATGCCCATAAATTCTGGCAGAGTAAACTGATGAATATCAATAATACCCTAATAAAGAAGCTATTTCTCCCAGAGTCATCAAAGAGATCATACGAAGACATAACCTGCTCTGTGCGCAGAGAGGGTGCTCTGATGGCATCAAAGAAGTGGTACACCACTGACC CTCTGCAAACACCTGCGTGGGTAGGCCTCCCTCTAGTCATCCCGATAGTGGCGGGAGGAATCTGCATACACACGAAGAGGAAACGCAACAAGGATGGAG TTAATGATCAGCCAAGCACTGAAATG ACCCATGTGTACGAGGTTGTTCAAGATGTGCACAATGAGGAACAACAACAGCGGCTACAATTAAAAAGAGAAGCAGCCACTGCAGCTGACAGTTTTTATGATTTATTACAGGCTGTGAACTAG
- the tnxba gene encoding tenascin: MKSPAANVTKTTKNKPTTSVNQTVVAKSSPTSEIKSKDKPAPTKVQTVLPMETPAKAADKEKVTTSAKDIKESSAVSKEKPASSQPIKVVISEGCDSSSTKEQELKLKPGAPLVMTHKISLLPGGCSGECEAEVADLKGRVALLERQMSFLKEKCPCSASCPNDCSGNGECEKGKCICQKGFMGPDCSKCALGAECSKKAIKVSTKVTVETTQVNKGKESTQEKTTKVEQTSFQKKGQNKGSDAKETDTKPKVATNAKAGIVKTQAKDGFVKKITTKGSSSLAKTNRPTTSQVLLKHNEKKKEESQKGKTTPPATEKVPQKTDTKLIKEGTGSKIYSKSHQLKDEPQNNATQSNLKKITGLSKTVTTLSKVTGTTKTRTSKESLEQSVQAEKNVSQSSDHKQIKTVKEDIQTVQSVDNKKTDVAKIGKGTQKNFVNGTIGSTSDKTKAHHNKTTLHDSGISTKRTGGSGLGSVKVVNISSYSFIVTWSAPQGMFKNFTVIRREPRREGDEDGHEEFEEETLTSEVLVQSESTNTTASSGKADGSRGKGETKISMVVPGNVRSVEFSNLHANTPYVLHIHGTTAERRSMIHRVTATTGPEPATEMVFSNVTQSSLSVSWSKPKTMFTGFRLTYTNILTGESRFVTISSQQSYVVLSDLSAGSTYIITVTTTHGRFQSDPLTSIITTVPAPPTHLQVVNVTDTRALLQWTPSLGKVDRFIITYESSKNPNVTVTVMLSGNSVEHQLRSLQRGTLYRVKVLSQKDNLQSMAISTTFTTANVVKASEVGARSAVIAWRASSVIYHSYRVLYQLAGEETKEVSLEPTITEYKLTGLLPMSRYFVVVQGEKDGQYMPVVTTEFITGKLRFPFPTECSQELLNGALHSGEVDIYPQGREGQAVRVYCDMETDGGGWTVFQRRMNGKTDFFRTWSEYSTGFGNLSEEFWLGNELLHNLISVGPVSLRVDMRSGNDTAYAHYANFSVDPEEKHFTLTVSGYTGTAGDSMRYHNGRPFSTRDKDPDPLGFHCAKAYMGGWWYKNCYKVNLNGLYGVNSKNQGVVWIDWKGKDSSIPFTEMKFRPSRFSPATHG; encoded by the exons ATGAAGTCCCCTGCAGCCAATGTCACTAAAACCACGAAAAACAAGCCCACGACATCTGTCAATCAAACTGTTGTTGCTAAATCCTCCCCCACCAGTGAGATAAAGTCCAAAGACAAGCCTGCCCCCACAAAAGTTCAAACTGTTTTACCGATGGAGACCCCAGCAAAGGCAGCTGACAAAGAAAAGGTCACAACCTCTGCCAAAGACATCAAAGAGTCCAGCGCTGTCAGCAAAGAGAAGCCTGCCTCTTCACAGCCAATCAAAGTGGTTATCAGTGAGGGCTGCGACTCAAGCAGCAccaaggagcaggagctgaagcTGAAACCTGGCGCTCCACTCGTGATGACGCATAAGATCAGCTTGTTGCCTGGTGGTTGTAGTGGGGAATGTGAGGCTGAGGTGGCCGACCTGAAAGGACGTGTGGCCCTACTGGAAAGACAGATGTCCTTTCTAAAAGagaaat GTCCGTGCTCTGCAAGTTGTCCAAATGACTGTAGTGGTAATGGAGAATGTGAAAAGGGTAAATGTATCTGCCAAAAGGGATTCATGGGTCCAGACTGCAGTAAATGTGCGCTAGGAGCCGAGTGTAGCAAAA AAGCTATTAAAGTGAGCACCAAGGTAACAGTGGAGACCACGCAGGTGaacaaaggaaaggaaagcaCGCAGGAGAAAACCACCAAAGTAGAGCAAACATCTTTCCAGAAGAAGGGGCAGAATAAGGGATCTGATGCCAAAGAGACTGACACTAAACCCAAAGTAGCCACTAATGCTAAAGCAGGTATTGTTAAAACGCAAGCAAAAGATGGTTTTGTCAAGAAAATAACTACTAAAGGTTCTTCAAGTCTTGCAAAGACCAATCGCCCAACTACGAGTCAAGTTCTcctaaaacacaatgaaaaaaagaaggagGAGTCTCAAAAAGGCAAAACAACACCCCCAGCCACTGAAAAAGTCCCTCAAAAAACTGATACCAAGCTGATTAAGGAGGGGACTGGCAGTAAAATATATTCAAAGTCCCACCAGCTGAAAGATGAACCACAAAATAATGCAACACAAAGCAATTTGAAGAAAATCACTGGCTTGTCTAAAACTGTCACAACTCTCTCCAAGGTCACAGGAACAACCAAAACCAGAACAAGCAAGGAATCTCTGGAGCAGTCCGTGCAGGCTGAAAAGAATGTATCTCAGTCATCTGACCATAAACAAATTAAGACAGTTAAAGAGGACATTCAAACTGTGCAGTCCGTggacaacaaaaaaactgatgtTGCCAAGATTGGaaaaggaacacaaaaaaattTTGTTAATGGAACCATTGGATCTACATCAGATAAGACTAAAGCCCATCATAACAAAACAACTCTTCATGACTCTGGGATCAGCACCAAGAGGACTGGAGGATCTGGATTAGGGTCTGTAAAGGTTGTAAATATCTCTTCCTACAGCTTCATAGTCACGTGGTCAGCACCCCAAGGGATGTTTAAGAACTTCACCGTGATAAGAAGAGAGCCACGGAGAGAGGGTGATGAAGATGGGCACGAGGagtttgaagaggaaacacTCACAAGTGAAGTTTTAGTACAGAGTGAGAGCACCAACACAACTGCATCCTCTGGGAAAGCTGATGGATCGAGAGGTAAAGGTGAAACTAAGATCTCGATGGTCGTCCCAGGCAATGTACGTTCTGTGGAATTCAGTAATCTGCATGCAAACACGCCCTACGTCCTGCATATACACGGTACCACAGCAGAGAGGAGATCAATGATTCACAGAGTAACTGCAACTACAG GCCCTGAACCAGCCACAGAGATGGTTTTCAGCAATGTAACACAGTCTTCTCTCAGTGTTTCCTGGTCCAAACCAAAGACAATGTTCACAGGCTTCAGGCTCACATACACCAACATTTTAACAG GGGAGAGCCGCTTCGTGACCATTAGTTCTCAGCAGTCTTATGTCGTCCTGTCCGACTTGTCTGCTGGGTCCACCTACATAATCACTGTAACTACGACACATGGCCGATTCCAGAGTGATCCACTTACATCCATTATTACTACAG TGCCTGCCCCTCCAACGCATCTTCAAGTGGTCAATGTGACAGACACCAGAGCGCTGCTGCAGTGGACTCCCAGTCTGGGGAAAGTAGACCGCTTCATCATCACCTATGAATCCTCTAAGA ATCCTAATGTGACAGTGACCGTGATGCTGTCAGGAAACTCAGTGGAGCACCAGCTGAGAAGCCTGCAGAGAGGCACCCTCTACAGGGTCAAAGTGCTGAGCCAGAAGGACAATCTGCAGAGTATGGCGATCTCAACTACATTTACTACTGCAAATG TGGTCAAAGCCAGTGAAGTCGGTGCTCGAAGTGCAGTTATAGCTTGGAGAGCTTCCTCTGTCATTTATCACAGCTACAGAGTGCTCTATCAGCTGGCTGGAGAGGAGACAAAG GAGGTGAGCCTGGAGCCCACCATCACAGAGTATAAGCTGACTGGACTTTTGCCCATGTCCCGCTATTTTGTTGTGGTGCAAGGTGAGAAAGATGGACAGTATATGCCGGTTGTCACCACAGAATTCATCACAG GAAAACTGCGTTTCCCTTTCCCTACTGAATGCTCTCAGGAGCTGCTGAATGGAGCTCTGCATTCAGGAGAGGTGGACATCTACCCTCAAGGAAGAGAAGGGCAAGCAGTGAGAGTCTACTGTGACATGGAGACTGATGGAGGCGGATGGACA GTATTCCAGAGGAGGATGAatggaaaaacagattttttcaGAACATGGAGTGAATACAGCACTGGATTTGGAAACCTGAGTGAAGAGTTCTGGCTTG GAAATGAGCTCCTGCACAACCTGATCAGTGTTGGCCCTGTGAGTTTGAGAGTGGACATGCGATCTGGAAACGATACTGCCTACGCTCACTACGCCAACTTCTCTGTCGACCCAGAAGAGAAGCACTTTACACTCACTGTGTCCGGCTACACAGGAACAGCAG GTGACTCTATGAGGTACCATAACGGTCGTCCATTCTCAACCCGAGACAAGGACCCTGATCCCCTGGGGTTCCACTGTGCCAAGGCCTACATGGGAGGCTGGTGGTATAAAAACTGCTACAAGGTCAACCTCAATGGCCTTTATGGCGTCAACAGTAAGAATCAG GGAGTAGTCTGGATTGACTGGAAAGGTAAAGACTCCTCCATTCCCTTCACTGAGATGAAGTTCAGACCCTCCAGGTTCTCCCCTGCAACTCATGGCTAA
- the LOC115795047 gene encoding uncharacterized protein LOC115795047, translating to MLHFYLQGFLSLILVRVVSGCRGTETVIAVKEEDVALSCLSPNETDPVKYRYKWTKYATDTNEPKDIYKWLSKNNQPSKWEVDGNEQKCLFLRKSQKSDEGLYTCEMWEGWDLILAKNISLKIKDCKILESVKAAPSRFAQLNCPVNITLGPQNISWAMQKGNSRFSIDSKRAKPNGTTLIFQSVTHSDGGWYRCSYMLGQTQRCFDTNLHVQEEDGFMATTALNVATKTLTSLSEPTGKKTSLTNRMEEHDSLTLVVVLVILGIIIFGALTGFFVYHKCKTQRVAQLQQRHFEGNRLSMYENVSPLMESSTRVNSLYHMPDETLVTFKK from the exons atgttgcatttttatCTTCAGGGTTTCCTTTCTTTAATTCTGGTAAGGGTCGTATCAGGATGCAGAG GTACTGAGACCGTGATAGCGGTTAAAGAAGAAGATGTAGCTCTATCTTGTCTCAGTCCAAATGAGACCGATCCAGTCAAGTACAGATACAAATGGACAAAGTATGCTACAGATACCAATGAGCCGAAGGATATATATAAGTGGCTGAGTAAAAACAATCAGCCGTCAAAATGGGAGGTTGATGGAAATGAACAAAAGTGCCTTTTTCTGAGAAAATCCCAAAAGTCTGATGAAGGACTTTACACTTGTGAAATGTGGGAAGGATGGGACCtcattttggccaaaaacaTATCTTTGAAAATAAAAG ATTGCAAAATCCTTGAATCTGTGAAGGCAGCACCCAGTAGGTTTGCTCAGCTAAACTGCCCAGTAAACATAACATTAGGACCTCAAAACATCTCCTGGGCAATGCAGAAAGGAAACAGTCGCTTTTCTATCGACTCTAAAAGAGCCAAACCTAATGGCACAACTCTGATTTTCCAGTCTGTGACCCACAGTGATGGTGGCTGGTATAGATGCAGTTACATGCTTGGTCAAACTCAGCGCTGCTTTGACACCAATCTACATGTCCAAG AGGAAGATGGTTTCATGGCCACGACAGCGCTGAATGTTGCAACAAAAACCCTGACAAGTCTGTCAG AACCAACAGGCAAAAAGACTTCACTGACAAACAGAATGGAAGAGCATGACTCTCTCACTCTAGTTGTGGTCTTAGTCATTTTGGggattattatttttggtgCATTGACAGGCTTTTTTGTGTACCACAAATGCAAAACCCAGAGAGTCGCACAACTGCAGCAGAGGCACTTTGAGG GTAATCGTTTGTCGATGTATGAGAATGTTTCACCTTTGATGG AATCTTCAACCCGAGTCAACAGTCTGTACCATATGCCAGATGAAACCTTGGTTACTT TCAAAAAGTAG